The genome window AAATTACGCAGTCTAGTCTCTAAGAATGGCAAAATGTCACTGCTTGATCGCAGTCTTGCGCCCATGGGTATGGAATGGACATCAAGTGATCCTCTtgctgatgatgatgacgtTTCACTTAGAAGCTCGCCATGCTGCCCAACAAGGTTGCTGAAGATCGAGGGGAAAGGCAATGGTATAGGAAGCGGACAACGAGAAACTGAGACATGAGAGAATTTCGGACTTGTTGAATGCTCATAAGCAGCTTGAAAAGCATCATTGACTTCAGCAACTGATGCATGATGACCTCCTGTaaaatatccaaaaaaaaaaaaaaaaagtctagtGAAAAGATTGACTTCCAGATTCAGCAGCAGAAAATAGAGAGACCAGGCATTCACAACATAATCATAATGCTGTCACATGAAAGATTGTTAATGGCTTAGAAACAAGTTCACTCTATGTCCATCATCTCCCCACTTCTCTTGGGGTTTGTAGACTTCCTCATTCACAGAACTATAAGACAAAGTATTCCAGATTTTAATTACTTGTTATTTAGATTGTTTTGTTAAGAGCGCAGTGGTTAAATTCCTCCAGGAGTCTGCGCATGTCCAACATAGAAAGCAACTTTCAAGGcctagtcgcgactagtcgacaaCTATTCGACTAGTCGAGTCAAGAAAATCGACTGGAGAGGTCGACTTGCAATTGTCGGCTACTCGGTCGACTTGGTCGACTAATCGATCGACTAGTCGGTCGACAAGTACAAcaattcaatcaaaaattaaatttaaaaaaataaattctatgAACCTGCTCAAAATCAGCAATAATCAACATGTTAATCTAAGTTTATAGGTCGTTGTGTGTATGAatgtatgtgtttgtgtatGCATAAGTTGATTAAAACTCAATAGACATGTATAATCTGTTTATATATTGGTACAGTCAGTGTGTTAATGTGTGTAGTGTTTTAATGTGTATACATGAAAGGGGAAAAAAAGATATGTTTGCTAGGAAGCACGGACACGGCAAAAAGGCTGCCGTATGCGTGTCGGACACGGCTGATACGGGGACACGGCACCGACACGGCTGAGTACGTATCCGATACGCCATGTGGCGTGTCGGAACGCAAATGCAGTCGGCATGTAACCAAAACCTCTGCCTAACTTTAAAAAAGGCCCAGTAATGTTTATAGCCTAATACAGTCGTCTTTTATATGTATACAGattctatatgtatataaatgttTAGCTATCTCTCTCTGTTTTTCATCTTTCAATCTGATATACATACGGAAAAGcctatatacacatacattccATATATCTATTTGCTAAAGATcacttgattatatatatatacgagtGAGACAATGAGTTCAAGTGTGAAGTTGTTTAACATtcaacatatattaattttatattttatattactatttattttttgccGTGTCCCGTATCCAGGACTCTTTGCTAATTGGCGAATCCCCGTATCCCGTGTCCTGTGTCCTGTGTCGCCGTACCCGAGTCGGTGCTTCCTAGTATGTTTGTAATTAACATATCTATTTTGTAATTGATATACATTTGAGAATTAgagtgttaaaattttattataggaaaccatatatataagatatatattaatatatattatttaattgattattattaaCTCTACGATTAGTCAGTGACTAGTCTACGACTAGTCGACAAGCTTGACCTCTATCGACTCAACTCGACTTATCGATGTGACAACCATGATTGAAGGTTTGTGTCCAGTTATAAAAGGCACTAGAAGTTTTGGACAACGGTAAACAAAAAACCAAGTCTAAACAAATTGAGTTTGAACAATACTGTTCAGAGGCATGTTAAGCATACTTTATTAagaaacaaattttaattacagATTTATGTACCTGATCCAAGTACTCCATGCAAAGTGATCACCTCTGTTGATTGCAAGTCTTCCGAGTTGGTTGCTGTCTCTGGGGTCAGCGTGTGCATATTTCTTAACAAAAGTTTCCCTGCTTCTTTCCCTGACCAATCAACATATTAGGAACCTAGATTCCGGCATAAGTGTTTTCAAGTCATTTAAGTTGTGCACAATAGGTGATCCAGGAAGAAAAGTTCGGAACAGTTTGACTTGTATGCTTATAAATTTAATCAgaatattatgtgtattagtaTTATAATAAGCTATAACTTGAATGATTTTCAAAATAACTACAGAGTATATTATGATTAGTTGGACGTCATGACAAAATTATAAGTATCTATTAAAAATTAGacaattaatttgaaatgaaggtcatattagtaAAACATCTGGCTTAAAAATTTGTGAAAAAGAACTCACCATTAAAGTATATATAGCTATGCAGaacatattataacatatattcaaatgttgaaaacaacttgcatgTTCAACCTTATTATAAGTTAACAATATGCACAACAAATAGGCATGTATAGGCCGACTTTCATCCCTGCTCAGACAGGTTATTCTTGAATATATAAGGAAAAGCCCAGAGTAATAGTTACCTTTCAGAGAAGGTGCAGGCATCGCGACATCTAAAATAGAAACTTTGTTCTGCCTAGATTGGCCCGCTAACATTTGTATCGACTCATAAATATTCAAACAGCCTGATTCATAGCGTGATTCAGTAGTAGGTCCAAATGGTTTCATCCGGAAAGGCAGAGTTACTGAATGCAGAGCAGAGGCATAAACAGCACTGGAATGGTATGGCTTTTTGTCGTTTATACGTAGATATCTGGAATCTAGAAACaaagatatttataaatattaaagacaaCAAATGGTTGTTGAAAAATCTAATATGTCAATGCATTTAGTGTCTCGATATACACAACACACACATCTTCGTTTAATCAAATCATATCATTAATTTGTTTTCACCTTTTAATATATCTGATTAATGACCACAATAAGAATCTCATGTACTTAAGTAAATCATATCCCGATTGATTTATCAGAATTCCAAGGTGTCTAAATCATCAGATAACATCCAAAATGCTTACTTATACTTAAGGATGGCAAACCGAGAGGCACAATCAATTTACAGAAGGATGATAATCTTGAAAAAGATACTGCATCGTGAACATAATGAGATACTGTCTGTTTTCGGCTTTTAAGATTTGTATCAGAGGCAGGATCCCGAACAGTATAGAGCAAAACTGGGATGTTTGTATATTCATCTGCCATAGCCTCCAAAAACTCTGCAGAAACACCAGAAAACCCTCCAGAATCATCTACTACGTATTGGATTCCCTGCAAACGTAAACAAAGTTATCCTACACAGGATTAGGGACCAAAAGGTGTGCTTCTAAATTAGTATCCAGCATGATGTCATGCAAGCATGCAGAAAAGAGAATTAATACTTACTAAAACGGACCTGAATATGATCACACTCTTCGATGAAAAAGCGAAGCCTCTCGCATATTTCCTCTCCTCTGCCACTAGAATATGCATCTCTTCCAATTCCATAATTGTTAAATTCTTGACTGTCTACCCACAATCCATTTATTTCATACAGGCTCTTGGGATGATAATGAACTTTTGAATAGTCTGTCCAGTATTTAACGGTGTCGTCTAGATTATCAACTATATCCTTGTCACATATATCAGTCTCATGCTCATTCTTCCCATTATCCATATTGTTGTCTGTATGCAGAGCATCCAGCTCCTCCTCATACAAACTT of Daucus carota subsp. sativus chromosome 3, DH1 v3.0, whole genome shotgun sequence contains these proteins:
- the LOC108214424 gene encoding uncharacterized protein LOC108214424 isoform X4, with the translated sequence MSSRGTLYNENQADLSNIVTWTGNVSKSVAKPQKRNLFIKSLYEEELDALHTDNNMDNGKNEHETDICDKDIVDNLDDTVKYWTDYSKVHYHPKSLYEINGLWVDSQEFNNYGIGRDAYSSGRGEEICERLRFFIEECDHIQGIQYVVDDSGGFSGVSAEFLEAMADEYTNIPVLLYTVRDPASDTNLKSRKQTVSHYVHDAVSFSRLSSFCKLIVPLGLPSLSINSRYLRINDKKPYHSSAVYASALHSVTLPFRMKPFGPTTESRYESGCLNIYESIQMLAGQSRQNKVSILDVAMPAPSLKGKEAGKLLLRNMHTLTPETATNSEDLQSTEVITLHGVLGSGGHHASVAEVNDAFQAAYEHSTSPKFSHVSVSRCPLPIPLPFPSIFSNLVGQHGELLSETSSSSARGSLDVHSIPMGARLRSSSDILPFLETRLRNFRRFGVERGALGKELLRTWGFEKDDLEDLEDVLHKMVNALVPESQLSSDSE
- the LOC108214424 gene encoding uncharacterized protein LOC108214424 isoform X1; the encoded protein is MREIVTIQAGSFANFIGSHFWNFQDELLGLAENSQADSAFKDQCIDMDVLYRTGETQQGIDTYTPRLLAIDFKGSLGTMSSRGTLYNENQADLSNIVTWTGNVSKSVAKPQKRNLFIKSLYEEELDALHTDNNMDNGKNEHETDICDKDIVDNLDDTVKYWTDYSKVHYHPKSLYEINGLWVDSQEFNNYGIGRDAYSSGRGEEICERLRFFIEECDHIQGIQYVVDDSGGFSGVSAEFLEAMADEYTNIPVLLYTVRDPASDTNLKSRKQTVSHYVHDAVSFSRLSSFCKLIVPLGLPSLSINSRYLRINDKKPYHSSAVYASALHSVTLPFRMKPFGPTTESRYESGCLNIYESIQMLAGQSRQNKVSILDVAMPAPSLKGKEAGKLLLRNMHTLTPETATNSEDLQSTEVITLHGVLGSGGHHASVAEVNDAFQAAYEHSTSPKFSHVSVSRCPLPIPLPFPSIFSNLVGQHGELLSETSSSSARGSLDVHSIPMGARLRSSSDILPFLETRLRNFRRFGVERGALGKELLRTWGFEKDDLEDLEDVLHKMVNALVPESQLSSDSE
- the LOC108214424 gene encoding uncharacterized protein LOC108214424 isoform X3, translated to MYLPAIFLYQIEMSFWVCYSFLSHCFRTGNVSKSVAKPQKRNLFIKSLYEEELDALHTDNNMDNGKNEHETDICDKDIVDNLDDTVKYWTDYSKVHYHPKSLYEINGLWVDSQEFNNYGIGRDAYSSGRGEEICERLRFFIEECDHIQGIQYVVDDSGGFSGVSAEFLEAMADEYTNIPVLLYTVRDPASDTNLKSRKQTVSHYVHDAVSFSRLSSFCKLIVPLGLPSLSINSRYLRINDKKPYHSSAVYASALHSVTLPFRMKPFGPTTESRYESGCLNIYESIQMLAGQSRQNKVSILDVAMPAPSLKGKEAGKLLLRNMHTLTPETATNSEDLQSTEVITLHGVLGSGGHHASVAEVNDAFQAAYEHSTSPKFSHVSVSRCPLPIPLPFPSIFSNLVGQHGELLSETSSSSARGSLDVHSIPMGARLRSSSDILPFLETRLRNFRRFGVERGALGKELLRTWGFEKDDLEDLEDVLHKMVNALVPESQLSSDSE
- the LOC108214424 gene encoding uncharacterized protein LOC108214424 isoform X2 — protein: MDVLYRTGETQQGIDTYTPRLLAIDFKGSLGTMSSRGTLYNENQADLSNIVTWTGNVSKSVAKPQKRNLFIKSLYEEELDALHTDNNMDNGKNEHETDICDKDIVDNLDDTVKYWTDYSKVHYHPKSLYEINGLWVDSQEFNNYGIGRDAYSSGRGEEICERLRFFIEECDHIQGIQYVVDDSGGFSGVSAEFLEAMADEYTNIPVLLYTVRDPASDTNLKSRKQTVSHYVHDAVSFSRLSSFCKLIVPLGLPSLSINSRYLRINDKKPYHSSAVYASALHSVTLPFRMKPFGPTTESRYESGCLNIYESIQMLAGQSRQNKVSILDVAMPAPSLKGKEAGKLLLRNMHTLTPETATNSEDLQSTEVITLHGVLGSGGHHASVAEVNDAFQAAYEHSTSPKFSHVSVSRCPLPIPLPFPSIFSNLVGQHGELLSETSSSSARGSLDVHSIPMGARLRSSSDILPFLETRLRNFRRFGVERGALGKELLRTWGFEKDDLEDLEDVLHKMVNALVPESQLSSDSE